A portion of the Mesoplasma entomophilum genome contains these proteins:
- a CDS encoding alpha/beta hydrolase family protein, which produces MSKVSIKKHKKSRSKLGTKIFKRVNLRFKLFYKLLETTMGQTNKNKYYYPELRRMNKIMRKFYKTPQLQLKATDNLIPFNFETEDGVIISGMKYITDPNSKKWVVSLHWFAGHKYWALFEARPFIELGYNILVFDFRNHGESESTDFVTMGASEVKDFRAAMKWLHENHKPDTIGLMGMSMGGFTMQYGIVKYNEEFSKYNIKWAISDSYYGSIKTLLVHTRNVWLKNLVSYKKVGKSINRIIKNQIQDTDLDWNDLDVFKYYESDLKMIFPMFLMHCRNDNVTPFDDSMRLFVKRSVHSRDDEILIYDYSSHCLSLKHHYYQTVYRWLMFENKIMKNDEATERALKSLGINSEIIDNNFLEKYEVNTFYVNSTKNKKKGK; this is translated from the coding sequence ATGTCCAAAGTAAGTATAAAAAAGCATAAAAAATCTAGATCAAAATTAGGTACTAAAATATTTAAAAGAGTTAATTTACGATTTAAACTTTTTTATAAACTTTTAGAAACAACAATGGGTCAAACAAATAAAAACAAATATTATTATCCTGAATTAAGACGTATGAATAAAATTATGCGTAAATTTTATAAAACTCCTCAATTACAATTAAAAGCTACAGATAATTTAATTCCTTTTAATTTTGAAACTGAAGATGGCGTTATTATTTCAGGAATGAAGTACATTACTGATCCAAATTCTAAAAAATGAGTTGTATCATTACATTGATTTGCTGGCCACAAATATTGAGCATTATTTGAAGCTAGACCATTTATTGAATTAGGTTATAACATTTTGGTTTTTGATTTTAGAAATCATGGTGAGTCTGAAAGTACTGACTTTGTCACAATGGGAGCTAGTGAAGTTAAAGACTTTAGAGCTGCAATGAAATGATTACATGAAAACCATAAACCAGATACAATAGGTTTAATGGGTATGAGTATGGGTGGATTTACAATGCAATATGGTATTGTAAAATACAATGAGGAATTCTCTAAATATAATATTAAATGGGCAATTTCAGATTCTTACTACGGAAGTATTAAAACACTTTTAGTTCATACAAGAAATGTTTGATTAAAAAATCTTGTAAGTTATAAAAAAGTTGGTAAATCTATTAATAGAATTATTAAAAATCAAATTCAGGATACTGATTTAGATTGAAATGATTTGGATGTTTTTAAATACTATGAATCAGATTTGAAAATGATTTTTCCAATGTTTTTAATGCATTGTAGAAATGATAATGTAACTCCATTTGATGATTCAATGAGACTGTTTGTTAAAAGATCAGTTCATTCGAGAGACGATGAAATTTTAATATATGATTACTCTTCTCATTGTTTATCATTAAAACATCATTATTACCAAACAGTATATCGTTGATTAATGTTTGAAAACAAAATAATGAAAAACGATGAAGCAACAGAAAGAGCTTTAAAAAGCTTAGGTATTAATTCAGAAATTATTGATAACAACTTCTTAGAAAAATATGAAGTTAATACCTTCTATGTAAATTCAACAAAAAATAAGAAAAAGGGAAAATAA
- a CDS encoding HAD family hydrolase: MKLTNIKLIATDLDGTILEHGKISNKFDLEMLKKVSEQGVHVAVVTGQGWSSGSVRAKMFDVDKHSDVSIFSNGSVISQVSSFEPTYCETIDIELVKEFMKKMFELNIPTLAYTKVPAHAYWNKLDINVKSLKERNWVDKYDIEAVDVQTFENYQDVIQFMIFVEEQEEAAMLEWFEATNKSTVLNKMRSNVESTPIYEFINVNASKGNGVLKLAELLNVKLDEILIFGDNMNDISMFEVVPNSVAMGNSVPAIKKIAKYETDTNLNGGVGKFIEKYVLKGE; encoded by the coding sequence ATGAAATTAACTAATATTAAATTAATTGCAACAGATTTAGACGGAACTATTTTAGAACATGGAAAGATATCAAATAAATTTGATTTAGAAATGTTAAAAAAAGTTTCTGAACAAGGTGTTCATGTAGCGGTAGTTACAGGGCAAGGATGATCAAGTGGATCAGTTAGAGCTAAAATGTTTGATGTAGATAAGCATTCAGATGTTTCAATTTTTTCAAATGGTTCTGTTATTTCACAAGTATCATCATTTGAACCAACTTATTGTGAAACAATTGATATTGAGTTAGTTAAAGAATTTATGAAAAAAATGTTTGAATTAAACATTCCAACATTAGCATATACAAAAGTACCAGCTCACGCTTATTGAAATAAACTTGATATTAATGTCAAGTCTTTGAAAGAAAGAAACTGAGTTGATAAATATGATATAGAAGCAGTTGATGTTCAAACATTTGAAAATTATCAAGATGTAATTCAATTTATGATATTTGTTGAGGAACAAGAAGAAGCCGCTATGCTTGAATGATTTGAAGCAACTAATAAATCCACAGTCTTGAATAAAATGAGAAGTAATGTAGAGTCAACACCAATTTATGAGTTTATAAATGTAAACGCAAGTAAAGGTAATGGTGTATTAAAATTAGCGGAGTTATTAAATGTTAAGCTAGATGAAATTTTAATTTTTGGAGATAACATGAATGACATTAGTATGTTTGAAGTTGTTCCAAATTCAGTTGCAATGGGTAATTCAGTACCTGCAATTAAAAAAATAGCTAAATATGAAACTGATACTAACCTAAACGGTGGTGTTGGTAAATTTATAGAAAAATATGTATTAAAAGGAGAATAA